Within Runella rosea, the genomic segment CGAATTACGGTCGTACGAGACGAAAATGGGCGGTATGGGTCGTTTAGAAGCCTACATACAAACCGCTTTGATGCCCGCCCTCAACCGCATGGGTGCGAATAAGGTCGGGGTATTTAAGGAAATGAGCAAAGACGACCCCGCTAAATTGCACGTGCTGATTGCCTACGCTACGCAGGAGCAGTACTTCCAAATCCACGGTCTACTGAAAACCGATACCGACTACCTCAGCGCCGCCGATGCGTACCTAAAAACCCCCGTCGATAAAGCAACTTTCGACCGTATGAGTAGTTCTTTGATGGTTGCATTTGACGGGATGCCCAAATTGGCCACGCCCTCCAAAGAGCCGCGAATCATGGAACTTCGTACCTACGAAAGCTACAACGAAGACGCTGCTCGTCGCAAAATCAAGATGTTTAACGAAGGAGAAATTGCCGTTTTTAACAAAGTCAAACTCAACATTGTCTTCTTTGGAGAAGTGCTCATCGGACCACGAATGCCGTGTTTAACCTATATGCTAACCTTTAAAAACATGGAAGAGCGCAACGCCAACTGGGCACAATTTAGCGCTGACCCCGACTGGAAGCAGCTCTCCCAAGCGCCCGAATACGCCAATACTGTTTCTAGAATTGCGCGTATTTTTCTGGAACCCACGGCCTATTCACAGATTTAAGATAAATTGGGAGGAAAACGGAGGAACGGAAAACGGGTGGTTTTGCAGCTAACGCTCGCAAAACCACCCGTTTTGTATTAATTCTCTTGACAAAAAATGTATAATCTACGGCAGCGCGAAGGCTACGTAACTGTCGCCTTTGGGTGTGCCGAGTTTGGTGCCGCCGCACGCAATGACCACGTATTGTTTTCCGTTGGCCTGATAGGTGCTTGGCGTGGCAAAACCCGCCGCTGGGAGTTTGGTTTCAAACAACAGTTGTCCCGTTTTTTTGTTGAACGCCCTGAACATCCCATCTTTGGTGGCGGCAATAAACAACACACCGCCCGCAGTAATGACGGGGCCGCCGTAATTTTCGCAACCCGTTGGGGCTATTCCTTTGGCCGTTAGTTCTTTAAACTCTCCTAGTGTGATTTTCCAAGCGTATTCACCCGTGTTGAGATTGATGGCACTCAACTGCCCCCACGGTGGATTGATGCCGGGGTAGCCGTCTTTATCCAAAAATTTATTGTAGCCAGTGGTTTTGTAAGGCACACTCGAAAACTTGTCTTCCACCACCGCGCTGCCCGCTTCTTTTTTCTCTTCCCCAAACAAAAAGGCAATCAGCGCGTCTTTTTCGGCGGGTTTCAGGTACGAAAACCCTGGCATCATTCCTTTTCCATTGCTGACGAGCGTGTGAATGTAGGCCCGGTCGCGACGGACATTAATGTCTACCAACGACGGATACCCACTCTTGGGATTCCCCTTGCGGTCGGCACCATGGCAGGCGATACAGTACTGCACGTAGGCGCGTTCGCC encodes:
- a CDS encoding NIPSNAP family protein; amino-acid sequence: MKRRKFMAASSLLGLGAVAPALATQSPKKNDKEVYELRSYETKMGGMGRLEAYIQTALMPALNRMGANKVGVFKEMSKDDPAKLHVLIAYATQEQYFQIHGLLKTDTDYLSAADAYLKTPVDKATFDRMSSSLMVAFDGMPKLATPSKEPRIMELRTYESYNEDAARRKIKMFNEGEIAVFNKVKLNIVFFGEVLIGPRMPCLTYMLTFKNMEERNANWAQFSADPDWKQLSQAPEYANTVSRIARIFLEPTAYSQI